In Macadamia integrifolia cultivar HAES 741 chromosome 13, SCU_Mint_v3, whole genome shotgun sequence, one DNA window encodes the following:
- the LOC122060216 gene encoding protein trichome birefringence-like 39, giving the protein MGCRFQALLTFLFISLLLIILSLQQGRAEEAQSYNGSSSGAQMLVGRCNLFQGSWVFDASYPLYNSFSCPFIDPEFNCQKYGRPDKMYLKYRWKPSECDLPRFNGLEFLMRWRGKKIMFVGDSLSLNQWESLNCLIHASVPKVRTTVVKRAPLSSVTFEDYRVTVLLYRTPYLVDLVREKVGLVLKIDSIQNGNAWRGMDMLIFNSWHWWTHTGRSQPWNYIQEGNKLYKDMDRLIAYYKGLTTWARWVNLNVDPAKTKVFFQGISPTHYQGKDWNEPSKSCYGEMKPMSGTIYPGGIPAGAIVVNKVLSRIKKPVYLLDITWLSELRKDAHPSMYSGQHSNLDCSHWCLPGLPDTWNQLLYAALYH; this is encoded by the exons ATGGGTTGTCGATTCCAGGCTTTGCTAACCTTTCTCTTCATTTCTCTTCTGCTGATTATTTTGTCCCTACAACAAGGGAGAGCAGAGGAAGCTCAGTCCTACAATGGGAGCAGTTCTGGAGCTCAAATGCTTGTGGGCCGCTGTAATCTGTTCCAAGGGAGTTGGGTCTTTGATGCTTCTTACCCTCTCTACAATTCTTTCAGCTGTCCCTTCATAGATCCAGAGTTCAATTGCCAAAAGTATGGTAGACCCGATAAGATGTACCTCAAATACAGGTGGAAACCCAGTGAATGTGACCTGCCAAG GTTTAATGGATTGGAATTCCtgatgagatggagagggaagaagataatGTTTGTGGGTGATTCACTGAGCCTGAACCAGTGGGAATCTCTGAACTGCTTGATTCATGCTTCAGTGCCCAAAGTCAGAACTACTGTGGTGAAGAGGGCGCCTCTTTCTTCAGTGACATTTGAG GACTATAGAGTTACGGTGCTGCTGTACCGGACCCCATACCTTGTGGATCTCGTCCGTGAAAAGGTGGGGCTGGTTCTGAAGATTGATTCCATCCAGAATGGGAACGCGTGGAGGGGCATGGACATGCTGATCTTCAATTCCTGGCACTGGTGGACCCACACAGGAAGATCCCAACC GTGGAACTACATACAAGAAGGCAACAAGTTGTACAAAGATATGGACCGTTTGATTGCATATTATAAAGGACTAACAACGTGGGCCAGATGGGTGAACCTTAACGTGGACCCCGCTAAAACCAAGGTTTTCTTCCAGGGAATCTCTCCCACCCATTACCA GGGAAAGGATTGGAATGAACCATCAAAGAGTTGCTATGGAGAAATGAAACCCATGTCAGGGACAATCTACCCGGGAGGTATACCTGCTGGGGCAATTGTGGTGAACAAAGTGTTGAGCAGGATCAAGAAACCAGTGTATTTGTTGGACATAACATGGCTCTCGGAGCTCAGAAAAGATGCACATCCTTCCATGTACAGTGGTCAGCACAGTAACCTTGACTGCAGCCACTGGTGTCTCCCTGGACTTCCAGATACTTGGAACCAGCTCCTTTATGCCGCTCTCTACCATTGA